The following coding sequences are from one uncultured Desulfobacter sp. window:
- a CDS encoding virulence RhuM family protein, which translates to MESDSNILIYEGADGNVKVDVRIQDETVWLTQKMIADLFQSSKQNVSHHINAIYEEGELLPEATVKKYLTVQNEGQRRVKRELDYYNLDMILSVGYRIKSHLATQFRIWATQRLKEYIIKGFTLNDERFKTGSSMDYFTELQERIREIRLSERFFYQKIKDIYTTSIDYDPRDEKTVLFFQTVQNKLLWAINKQTAAELVFRRADASLPLMGMQSFDKKGSGSVTKKDVSIAKNYLDEDEMKLLGLLVEQYLAFAETMAQQQTPMYMKDWIQRLDAIIQLNGRELLTHAGKISRAVADERAALEYQKYRQDRKKLKREENLKELERDIKQLSQKKNKK; encoded by the coding sequence ATGGAAAGCGATTCCAACATATTGATTTACGAAGGGGCGGATGGGAATGTAAAAGTTGATGTCCGGATTCAAGATGAAACCGTTTGGCTTACCCAAAAAATGATAGCGGATCTTTTTCAGAGTAGCAAACAGAATGTCAGCCATCATATTAATGCAATATATGAAGAGGGAGAATTGTTACCTGAAGCAACTGTCAAAAAATATTTGACAGTTCAAAACGAAGGCCAGAGAAGGGTTAAGCGCGAATTAGACTATTACAATCTGGATATGATTTTATCAGTTGGATACCGCATTAAAAGCCATCTGGCTACACAATTTCGCATTTGGGCCACCCAACGGTTAAAAGAATACATCATCAAGGGTTTTACCTTGAACGATGAGCGGTTTAAAACCGGATCTTCCATGGATTATTTTACAGAGCTTCAAGAGCGTATCCGGGAAATCCGCCTCTCAGAGCGGTTCTTTTATCAGAAAATCAAGGATATTTATACCACAAGCATTGACTATGACCCCAGGGATGAAAAGACAGTCCTATTTTTCCAAACGGTTCAGAATAAATTGCTATGGGCCATAAACAAACAAACGGCAGCAGAACTTGTTTTTAGGCGCGCAGATGCATCGTTACCACTTATGGGTATGCAGTCTTTTGACAAAAAAGGAAGTGGATCCGTCACAAAAAAAGATGTCAGTATTGCTAAAAATTACTTGGATGAAGACGAAATGAAACTCCTGGGCCTGCTGGTGGAACAATACCTTGCCTTTGCTGAAACCATGGCCCAGCAGCAAACGCCTATGTACATGAAAGACTGGATTCAAAGGTTGGACGCCATAATTCAATTAAACGGACGGGAACTGCTTACCCATGCTGGTAAAATTAGTCGTGCTGTGGCCGATGAAAGAGCCGCCCTTGAATATCAAAAATATCGCCAAGATAGGAAAAAGCTCAAACGAGAAGAGAACCTAAAAGAATTGGAGAGAGATATCAAACAACTCTCCCAGAAAAAGAACAAAAAATAG